The genomic interval ACCATTTGAAAAAACATAATAAGATTGCTTCATTTGAACTGCCCCATTTCAACATAATTTAAATATAGCAAAACTCATAATACGCACACGATTTACAGGCTGGTTTATCAATCGTTGCCGGCAAAGTTTCTGCCAGCAGCGCTTCCTTGATCAATTCCAGATTGTGCGCAACCATTTTTATATCGTCTTCCGTCAGAAAAACTTCCTCCGTCAGATGCTCTTTCGGCACGGCCAAAACACCCTGCACATCTTTTAAACCATGCTTATGCAATACATAAAGATAATATTTAATTTGCTGAATTGCCATCTGTTTTTCTTTCTGGCTTTTCTTTACCTCGTACACAATGCCATTATGAATGTAATCGATATTAATACAATCATCCACTAAAATATGCTTGCGTTCGCGGCTATACGAAGTCTCATCGATGATTTTGCCGATCTGTACGCGCTCGCTTTCATCTTCAAGGCTAATATCTCTTGCGTAAAGCCACATCTTGCGCTTACATAAAAAATAATACGAATAGATGACACCTGTGACCTGTTTCATTTTCTCACCTCAGAAATATTGATCCGCTTTATCTTCTTTTTCTAAACAAAGCCCTTGCCCTGATAAATCTGTAAAATCATAAAGTCTCCTGCAGCGATGAATGCCGAGCCATTTGATTTGTTCGATTGGGTATTGATCAATTGCTCCCTTGCTTTTTGGGGCTTTTAATAGATTTGCATTTAACGACAAGGTATACTGCAATAGATCATTTTCAGCCTTCATCCGCGTTTTTATATCATATTTCTTCTTTTCTTTGATGATTTCGATATAGTTTTGCACATCGTCATTTTGATAGAATTTATCCGGCAAAACTGTAACACTTTGAATATTGCGAAACTGTTGATGTGCTGTTTCAGCATCAATCGTGGATGGCGATAAATCATGTAATGTTTTTAAACATGCTTCAATTTTTTTATAATACTCGGTATCTTTCACTCTGGCAATATCATATACGGCATTGACATACGCAAATTTTTCTGTTTCTAAAAAGTAACGATTGTTATATTTTTGCAGATCATCTACCGAAAACTGATAGATATCCCTATACGGATAAACTCTCCCAAGGCCATTTCCTGTATTATAAATATATACATTGGGGCTAAGTCCACGATAATTGCGTTTACGATAGCACCGCCCCATTCTTTGGAGCAAACTATCGGCCGGGCACATTTCCGTAAACAATACATCAAAATCAATATCCAAGCTCGCTTCTACGATCTGCGTACTAATCCAAATTCCGGTTTCATCGCTATCCGAGAACTCCATGATTTCATTTTCTAACTGTTTTCTATCTTTGCGCGTAAACCTGCTATGCAATAATTTCACATAATCGATTCGATCTTTTAAGCGCTCATATACAGCTTGCGCCTTTCCTACTGTATTGCATAAAACCAATACTTTTTTATCTTGTGCATCTTCAAGAATCTTTTCATCATCAAAATCCGCCGCTTCGATAAAAGCAATTTTATGCCGTTTATCATATTCGCCTTGAAATGGCGTCTCAGGCATTTCAAAAGGAATTTCTTGCTGCGTCAGAAAATGCTGCAAGACCGGTGGAAACGTTGCCGTAATAATCGCAAACTTTCCGCCAAGTGCATGAATAATCTTCAACCCATAGATGATATACGCCAAAATCTCTGCCGAATACATTTGAATTTCATCAATGATCACTTTTGAATACTTTAAAGTAGCCGGCACGATTTCACTGCCCATTGCTTTAAATACAAACCAAAATAACTGATCGACTGTACAAATCGTCAACGGATACGCTAATAATTTTGCTTTTTCCCTGCGAACCAATGGATCTTCCATTGCAGCATGCCCTGTATCCTGCTTTGAGAAATAATAAGCTAATAAATCGGAATGCAATAAAGTAATCTTATCTTCATCATACTGATATTGATGACTTTGTTTTCCACTGATCCGTTCATAAATTGCATTGATCGATACCTTTAATGGTAAAGTATAAAAAGCCTTACTACCGTCCAGCCAAAATAATGCCGCTTCTGTTTTTCCGCTACCCGTAGCTGCGCGTACGACTAAATTTTTATCCTTTCTATGTAACATATAGTCTTGTACCGGACGCAGTACCTTCCATTGGTTTTGAATCACGTTGGTCAACGTCCCCTTTGGCAAAGGCTCTATTTCAATCTGCGCATGATTTTTTCCACTCGCTGCATAGTCGAGTTTATTGAGCATGCCTTTTACGACAATATACTTCAGCCATTTCGCATGTGCTTCGGCCTTGGTCATACTCCCTTGATTGCTTGCATTGTTGGTAAATTCGGTAATCAGATAGCCTAAATCCAAATAATCCGTATTTTTATAGAAAACACGCGCTTTATCATATGAATAGGATTCCGGTAAATATCGGTCAATATATCTGCCAAAATCACTTTCTGTATAAAAATCCGCTCTGGTGTGATGATTATAAATCGCTGTAACTACAACATCGATATCTTCCCCATGTTGTTCTTCTAATTCCTCCGGATTCATATATGCCGCACTTAGAAAACCATGCGGGATTTCTTCATCTCCCGAAGGAACATATTCCTCATACACCCGCCCAGCTGCCTTATGTATTTTATATTGAAACAACGCGTTCAGCTTGCCCAAATCGTGATAAAACGCCGCCAACTCAATAAACGCTTTTTCTTCTTTACTAAACTGCGCACCATATAGACGTAAAAATTTTTTCCATAAACTCAGCAAGTCGTCCGTGTGCTCTTTCACGGTTTGTATCGGCTTCGATTTTGCTAGATACTCCATCGTTTTCCCCTCCATATTGAAAGAAGGACAAGTTCTTATGAAATTCAGAACTTGTCCTTACTCTATGCGAAAAACACGCCGTCTGCGGCCTGCGTATCCTCTGCATACCATGCACCTTTGGCTAAAACATGACCTTTGGCTACATGACTTACTTCAATTTTTTTATCCCATTGCCGCAATCCCGTATTGGGATTTATACAAAAGACTTTATTTAATTTATACTTAGACCCCAATTTACCAATCATTTTTTTGTGTATCCCATCCATCGGTACATAAGCATCATATCGAAGCTCAATTCTGCTGCATTCTTTAATTGCAACGATCTCTACCTCATCAATGCATAACAAATCCTCATGCCTGCCCAGCGCAGGATAAACAACAGGATGGAGCAAACCTTGCAGTATCATCTCTAAATCGGCTTCATCCTTCGGACGAATATGCAATAACAGCTTCATATCGGTGAGCAACTCAATATTGCCCGGGCCGATATTGATCCCATCCAACTTATCGCCATTTTTTACTGCAGCCTGATGACGCGTTTTATCATAGGTGATACCGAATGCATACTTTGTATACATCTCACTCACAGCACTATGATAACAGCCCTGTATACTGACATCCATCCGATGATATTCCGTAAATCCGCACACCGTATGGATCATCCCAATCACCGTGGAATACGGCGGCAGGGGATAAGATTCCTTGATCTGAAAACTCGTGGGTTTGCGATAATTTACCAGCTGCTGTGAGCAGACCAGACGAATCACCCTATTCATAATAAGCATCCACTTCATGTTTTAATGCAGTAAATACTTCTGTCACAGACCCCGGATTTAGCGTTTCATGAATCTCCTGATCATTGGCAAGCATACCTTCCATGTACCCGATCAGCGTATGTGCTTTCGTATCATCATTACCATCCCTGAGCTGTTTTATCGCGCCTACGTTGAGTCTCATCTCTTGCAATTTTAAACGATTTTCAAAATAAGGATTTTTACGTTGATACACACCACCGATGACAAAAATTGGATTTAAATTTTCGCGGCGCCCTTTAATATCCCGATACAAAAATTGAACCGTATCCAGGAAATCCTTTATGCGTTTGGCTTTTTCGCCTTTTTCCAAATCAATTGAACCGTCAATGCCGACCCGATCCAAATCTACCGTAATCGTATATGCGTAAATGGACTTATGAATTTCACTCTGCGCAATTGCATTTTCTAATTTATCACGTGAGGCCAATCCCATATTCGTTAGATAATCCAAATCACCGCGGTACGCTTCTAACGCAATCGCATTACTCAGGCGTACAACTGCCGACCGTTTATTTGAGCCGCCTTTTTCATTTTCTGTTTTGGCTGAGGTTTTTAAATATCCAAACAAATCAACTTCCGGATATTCTGCAATGGTAGCTTCCGGAGCAAATTGCACAACCTTGTTTTGCGCTGTTACCGGTGTATTGTCCCAGCCGAGCTGCTGCATCATATTATAGCGAAGTGCCTGTCTGGAGATATACGTATATTGTTTTCGATCATCGCGTCCTAATTTTTTCAGCACCGTAATATTGCCAAAACCCTCACCATAATTTGCACTTTCTGCTTCAAAAAGAATGCTCAATGTTAATCCGTTTCTAGCCATTTTTACGCCTCCTCAACTTTTTCTTCGCTAACTTTGTCTTCATTTATGTACTTTTCATTTTTCAATCCAAGGATAAATGCATAGCCCAAATACTGCAGTTCATCCTCTGACGAAAATGTTTTCAAAAAGACTTGTGGAATTGGTACACTTACACTTGAATACATTCTAAACACTAAATTCCAAAACTGTTCGCGATCATTCACTTGCAAAGCATTTAACAGCTGATATACAAAACCTCGTAGTTTATTATCTGCATCCTGCGCTCTTGTTTTTTCGCCACAAATCAAATTTCTTAAATCTCGTCCACGATAAAATGCATTATTCGCACTTTCTTTTCCCATTTTCGTCCCCCCTGACATCTCGATTTGAATATCAAGCACATGCTTTAAATATATCGTCTGCGTATTTTCCTTTAAAGAGCTTTTTAATACACGATTGAGCAACTCATATTGATTGGTCCGATCAAAAATATTTTGTATGACAGCTTGGTAAAGATTCAGCCATACTTTAGGACTTATCTCGATAGAAATCCCCTGGATCTTGGTTAAATTTCTTTGGCACTGTTTTAAAATTTCAAGTATGTCTTTAGCGATAATATTAAATTTATAACGATCCGTAGTTTTATCCCGCACAATCACCTGAATATTATTTTGCTCTTTGGTCTTTTCTTCAAGGATTTCCTGCACAATACGATTTAAAATCAGTTGATACGTTTCATTTTCCTGATTGGAATTTTTTATTTTATGCTTACTCTCAAGACTACTGTTCGTATCTACCAACTGCTCTACACTCGTATTTGTATTCACGAAAACAAGATTTCTCCCCAAGGCTTGGAATCCAAGCGGCGCCAACGAATAGACAAACGCACATAACGGACAAATGTATGCGTCCGGCTTATAATCCCAAAACGGTGACTTCTTCCGGCTCATATCATCTACACTGTCATTCAAAAAAGAAATATCCATCGTTTTGGGCAGCAAAACATCACATTCGATACACGACTTCGCTTTTTTATTTTTCACAGGTTTGCAGTCTCTCAAATACTCCTTTAATGGTGCAACAAAATCCTTGTCATACACATCATGCATATTCTTTTTTGAATTGCTCGTATTCAAAAACGCTTTATTTGACCAAATCGAATTAATCCTTGCATAAATAATATCCTTCATTAAAAAAGTTTCTTGCACTTTATCCTCTGATAAAAGTTCTTTTAACTTACAAAGTTGTTCACACTTTTCCCGATAGTCTTTTAGCTCCTTAATCTCTTTACACAACGCAGCCAACTCAATGTTATAGCCTTGTTCCGCCAAAATCGTGCAGGCGCTAAAATAACTATTACGTACCAAACCGGTATTATTTAATACATATTTATATTTAGCATCTAACAGTTTCTTGATTTCTTTGCTTTCCTCTGCAAGATACTTATCTGTAAGCGACTTCACACTATCCATCTCTGCACAAATCCGCGTGAAATTGGCATCCTCACGAAACTTTTTAATATGCGCCTCGATATAAGCCTGAGCAAGATCATGCGACAATAAAAAATCACGCGCGACACTTAGCGAATTTCCGTCAATTTTATAATCTTCGTCCGCCCTCGCATCCATGTGCTCCAGTAAATAACGAAAACCAACAATCCCTGCATTAAATAAAAATGCATTGACCTCTAATTTGACAAACGCTTCGTCCATTCTCCCACCTCCTTAAGCCAGGATCTCAAACATTCCAAAGCCTTGACTTCTTCTTGAACCAATACCTGCATGATAAAGGAAATTGAGCAGCTCCGGCTGTCCCGTCAATTTATATACACCTAAACTCACATCAATATGGTAATCAAACGCCGTAACGACTGTTTTTTTCGGTATAACAGGGACAATCGTAAAACCATGCACCAAATTCTCATCCATAGCAAAAATACTAAGCTGTGCTTGTACAATTTTTTTCGCTGTTTCGGCGAAATCATCACAAGTACAATCCACGTATCGATCAATATTCGTCTCACGATTATGCTCACGCAGTACCATTGGACTGAGCATTTTTATCACAAATTCATTTTTATGTACCTTTTGTTCCGGAAGTAACCTTATACTCTTCATTTGCATATGATTTTGATTCTTTAGTGGAAACGTTTTCTTTTTATTCTTTATCATTGCATTGTAAAGCAGCATCATTTCCTTTGCATCTGCACTGCTTAAAGTAAGACTAATCAAATTGCCACCAAGCTGAATCGTGTCTCCCACAAACTTCGGATGATTCATCCTCACGCCAAATGTAAATTTTTTCGCTATACTGTCGCGATCTTTGTAAAACTCCTGAAAAAATTCTTCTCCACAATCACTTAGATTGTTTTTAATAAACGATACAAACACCGGACGAAAATCCTTCGCCAATTCCGGCTTCGCCAATTCCAAACTCACAACCATTCGCAAATACATCACCTCCTAAATTTAAAATACAATATTATCTTACATTTCAAATAATATCATATTTTGATAAAAATAAACACAGAGATAAGAAAATTCTTACATTAATGCTATTTCATTTTTCCTATCACTTTTACATCTTCTATGAGCAAACCAATATCCCCATCACTCTGCAAATTCCTATTCGCATCAAACAGCTCGTATTGCTTAACTGCCAATTCTTTTGCTATCTCCGCTGATACTTTTCCCGCATTTTCCAGCACCTGCCTATTGGTAAATTGTAAAAACGCATTTAACTTGGCTTCCCAATCTGCCATATGCATGGGAATATGCTGCTTTGCCTGATCATCCGCATAATCCAGGTACATTACCACAATACGATTTAACGCTTCAATTTCTTCTTGTGTTAGATAATTTTTCGCTATATCGATATCACCTTTACGAACTTTTGCTCCTTTAAAAGAGGTAAGTCCCATATTGGGTTTTGTCGCATCAGCACGTTCTGCAATCAGTTCAGCCGCAGTATGTCCATGTACGCTATAATGCATTTTATTCTGCACCGTTTGAAAAAATCGCTTTGTACTTTCCAGCTTTGCATCATAGTCAATGGAGGTTTTATAGATTTCTGCAATTTTTTGATAAAACCGCTGTTCTGACGCACGAATATCTTTAATTCGTTCAAGCAACTCATCAAAATAATCAATTCCAAATACCTGCGGATTTTTTAGCCGTTCATCATTCATCGCAAAACCTTTTTTGCTGTACTCTGTCAATATACTTGATGCCCAATTGCGAAAATGCATTCCAACGTTAGAACGAACTCGATAACCAATCGCTAAAACCATTTGAAAATTATAATGTTTGATATTACGTTTGATCTGTCTATTTCCCTCATTTTGAACTTGTAAGTATTCCTTACAAGTTGCATCCTCAAATAATTCGCCATCCGCATAAATATTTTTTATATGTAACGTTATATTCTGTGAAGATGTTTGATACAATTCAGCCAAACTTTTCTGCGACAACCAGATCGTATCACCTTCAAAATAAACATCGAGTTTCGTATCACCTTTTTCATTCTGATAAATAAGAATTTTGCCCAATACATCCTGCATAAACATACCTCCTGCTCACTAAAAAACAACGTAATAGTTTTCATCTCACTGAATTGTAGTAAATCTATCTCCATTCATTGTTATACATCTTGCTTCTAACACTTAAACTTCCAAACAACTTCCTATTAACTCCACATTTCCCTATAAAAAATAAAGTTCCTGCCAAAGTAATACATAAATTAGCAGAAA from Massilibacillus massiliensis carries:
- a CDS encoding CRISPR-associated protein Cas4 yields the protein MKQVTGVIYSYYFLCKRKMWLYARDISLEDESERVQIGKIIDETSYSRERKHILVDDCINIDYIHNGIVYEVKKSQKEKQMAIQQIKYYLYVLHKHGLKDVQGVLAVPKEHLTEEVFLTEDDIKMVAHNLELIKEALLAETLPATIDKPACKSCAYYEFCYI
- the cas3 gene encoding CRISPR-associated helicase Cas3', with translation MEYLAKSKPIQTVKEHTDDLLSLWKKFLRLYGAQFSKEEKAFIELAAFYHDLGKLNALFQYKIHKAAGRVYEEYVPSGDEEIPHGFLSAAYMNPEELEEQHGEDIDVVVTAIYNHHTRADFYTESDFGRYIDRYLPESYSYDKARVFYKNTDYLDLGYLITEFTNNASNQGSMTKAEAHAKWLKYIVVKGMLNKLDYAASGKNHAQIEIEPLPKGTLTNVIQNQWKVLRPVQDYMLHRKDKNLVVRAATGSGKTEAALFWLDGSKAFYTLPLKVSINAIYERISGKQSHQYQYDEDKITLLHSDLLAYYFSKQDTGHAAMEDPLVRREKAKLLAYPLTICTVDQLFWFVFKAMGSEIVPATLKYSKVIIDEIQMYSAEILAYIIYGLKIIHALGGKFAIITATFPPVLQHFLTQQEIPFEMPETPFQGEYDKRHKIAFIEAADFDDEKILEDAQDKKVLVLCNTVGKAQAVYERLKDRIDYVKLLHSRFTRKDRKQLENEIMEFSDSDETGIWISTQIVEASLDIDFDVLFTEMCPADSLLQRMGRCYRKRNYRGLSPNVYIYNTGNGLGRVYPYRDIYQFSVDDLQKYNNRYFLETEKFAYVNAVYDIARVKDTEYYKKIEACLKTLHDLSPSTIDAETAHQQFRNIQSVTVLPDKFYQNDDVQNYIEIIKEKKKYDIKTRMKAENDLLQYTLSLNANLLKAPKSKGAIDQYPIEQIKWLGIHRCRRLYDFTDLSGQGLCLEKEDKADQYF
- the cas5 gene encoding CRISPR-associated protein Cas5, translating into MNRVIRLVCSQQLVNYRKPTSFQIKESYPLPPYSTVIGMIHTVCGFTEYHRMDVSIQGCYHSAVSEMYTKYAFGITYDKTRHQAAVKNGDKLDGINIGPGNIELLTDMKLLLHIRPKDEADLEMILQGLLHPVVYPALGRHEDLLCIDEVEIVAIKECSRIELRYDAYVPMDGIHKKMIGKLGSKYKLNKVFCINPNTGLRQWDKKIEVSHVAKGHVLAKGAWYAEDTQAADGVFFA
- the cas7i gene encoding type I-B CRISPR-associated protein Cas7/Cst2/DevR produces the protein MARNGLTLSILFEAESANYGEGFGNITVLKKLGRDDRKQYTYISRQALRYNMMQQLGWDNTPVTAQNKVVQFAPEATIAEYPEVDLFGYLKTSAKTENEKGGSNKRSAVVRLSNAIALEAYRGDLDYLTNMGLASRDKLENAIAQSEIHKSIYAYTITVDLDRVGIDGSIDLEKGEKAKRIKDFLDTVQFLYRDIKGRRENLNPIFVIGGVYQRKNPYFENRLKLQEMRLNVGAIKQLRDGNDDTKAHTLIGYMEGMLANDQEIHETLNPGSVTEVFTALKHEVDAYYE
- the cas8a1 gene encoding type I-B CRISPR-associated protein Cas8b1/Cst1, whose amino-acid sequence is MDEAFVKLEVNAFLFNAGIVGFRYLLEHMDARADEDYKIDGNSLSVARDFLLSHDLAQAYIEAHIKKFREDANFTRICAEMDSVKSLTDKYLAEESKEIKKLLDAKYKYVLNNTGLVRNSYFSACTILAEQGYNIELAALCKEIKELKDYREKCEQLCKLKELLSEDKVQETFLMKDIIYARINSIWSNKAFLNTSNSKKNMHDVYDKDFVAPLKEYLRDCKPVKNKKAKSCIECDVLLPKTMDISFLNDSVDDMSRKKSPFWDYKPDAYICPLCAFVYSLAPLGFQALGRNLVFVNTNTSVEQLVDTNSSLESKHKIKNSNQENETYQLILNRIVQEILEEKTKEQNNIQVIVRDKTTDRYKFNIIAKDILEILKQCQRNLTKIQGISIEISPKVWLNLYQAVIQNIFDRTNQYELLNRVLKSSLKENTQTIYLKHVLDIQIEMSGGTKMGKESANNAFYRGRDLRNLICGEKTRAQDADNKLRGFVYQLLNALQVNDREQFWNLVFRMYSSVSVPIPQVFLKTFSSEDELQYLGYAFILGLKNEKYINEDKVSEEKVEEA
- the cas6 gene encoding CRISPR-associated endoribonuclease Cas6, with the protein product MVVSLELAKPELAKDFRPVFVSFIKNNLSDCGEEFFQEFYKDRDSIAKKFTFGVRMNHPKFVGDTIQLGGNLISLTLSSADAKEMMLLYNAMIKNKKKTFPLKNQNHMQMKSIRLLPEQKVHKNEFVIKMLSPMVLREHNRETNIDRYVDCTCDDFAETAKKIVQAQLSIFAMDENLVHGFTIVPVIPKKTVVTAFDYHIDVSLGVYKLTGQPELLNFLYHAGIGSRRSQGFGMFEILA
- a CDS encoding virulence RhuM family protein; the protein is MQDVLGKILIYQNEKGDTKLDVYFEGDTIWLSQKSLAELYQTSSQNITLHIKNIYADGELFEDATCKEYLQVQNEGNRQIKRNIKHYNFQMVLAIGYRVRSNVGMHFRNWASSILTEYSKKGFAMNDERLKNPQVFGIDYFDELLERIKDIRASEQRFYQKIAEIYKTSIDYDAKLESTKRFFQTVQNKMHYSVHGHTAAELIAERADATKPNMGLTSFKGAKVRKGDIDIAKNYLTQEEIEALNRIVVMYLDYADDQAKQHIPMHMADWEAKLNAFLQFTNRQVLENAGKVSAEIAKELAVKQYELFDANRNLQSDGDIGLLIEDVKVIGKMK